A window of [Ruminococcus] lactaris ATCC 29176 genomic DNA:
TGGAAATAGCATTGTCAGGAGAAAAAATAAAAGTCTATGCGATTGAAAAGAATCCGGAAGGAGTGGAACTGATCCGGCAGAACAGAAAAAAATTCCGTGTGGATGGAATCAGGATTATTGAGGGAAATGCACCTGAGGTACTGGAAGGCCTGGAAATGCCAACGCATGTATTTATAGGAGGAAGTTCAGGAAATCTGCGTCAGATCATAGAGAAGGTGACGGCTGCAAATCCGGAAGTGAAGATTGTATTGAATGCAATTTCACTGGAAACACTTGGAGAGGTGATGGAACTTTCAAAAGATGGTCTTTTAAAAGAAATTCAGGTGACTCAGTTGTCTGCAGCACGTTCCAGAATCCTCGGAGATTATCATATGATGACAGGTCAGAATCCGGTTTATATTATCCGGTCTGAAAGGAGAGCGACAGAAACATGAAAAAAATACCGAGGATCTTACTGGCAGCAGTGTCAAGTAACAGTGGAAAGACGGCAGCGGCCTGCGGTATGATGTCTGCTTATGTGCAGCAGGGACTGAATATAAGGAGCTGTAAATGCGGACCGGATTATATTGATCCAATGTTCCACAGGGAGGTGCTGGGAGTCGATTCTGAAAATCTGGATCTGTTCTTTTCAGATGCAGAAGAACTGACAAAGAATTTTATCCGGCATACGGAGGGAGCAGACCTTGTGATAGCGGAAGGCGTTATGGGATATTATGATGGAATGGGTCTGGATACAGTCAGGGGAAGTTCTTATGAGATTGCTTCTGTGCTGAAGTTTCCGGTTATTTTAGTTGTGAATGCACGTGGAGCGGCAATGACGCTGGCGGCAGTACTGAAAGGAATGACGGAATATGTACCGGAAAGCAGGATTTGCGGAGTCATTTTAAATCAGATATCCGGTATGCTCTATCCAAGACTGAAGCAGATGCTGGAACAGACTTTACAGAGGATGAACCACAGTGAGATCAAAATTGTGGGGTATTTGCCGAAGGCAGATCCATTCGTGCTTGAGAGCAGGCATTTGGGGCTGGTGACACCGCAGGAATTACAGGGATTGAAATTACAGATGCAACAGGCAGGAGAGATTGCAAACGAGACGTTGGATCTGGAAGGAATCAGAGAGATTGCAGAAAGAGCAGAAGAACTGAAATGGCAGCAGGAAGATCTGAAGTGGCAGCAGAGGGATGCCTGTTTTCTAAAATCATCCTTTTCTGCTGATCAGGCTGAAAGTGGAGAGAAGAGAAAAAAGCGGATTGCAGTTGCAAGAGATGAAGCGTTCTGCTTTTATTATAAAGAAAATCTGGAAATCCTGGAGTCGATGGGGTGTGAGCTGATCTGTTTTAGTCCGTTGCGGGATAAGCAGCTTCCAGATGGAATAGAGGGAATGATCTTTGGAGGTGGGTATCCCGAGTTGTATGCACAGCAGTTATCGGAAAATAGAAGTATGTTGATGTCAGTAAGAGCGGCATTGGAGAAACAGATTCCCTGCCTGGCAGAATGTGGAGGATTTATGTATCTTCACGAAAAAATAAGAGATCGGGAAGGCAAAGAATGGTCAATGGTTGGTCGGATCAGGGGAATTTCATATCCTACAGGAAAGCTTGTCAGATTCGGTTATGTTAATGTGATTCCGATGAGTGAAACCTGTAAAAAGGAGTGGCTGCCGGAGGGAACAAGCCTGCGTGGACAGGAATTTCATTACTGGGACAGCACAGAAAATGGAGAAGACTGTATGGCTGTGAAACCGGATGGAAAAAGAAGCTGGAGCTGTATTCATGCAGAACCGGGTCTTTTTGCGGGATATCCTCATTTATATTATCCATCGAACCGGGCATGGATCGAAAATTTTCTAAAGTGCAGGTAAAGTAAAAAAAGAGTAGACAAAAGTGAAAAGCAGAGGAATGGAAAAAATATGGAATATATGAAAAATACCAGTTATTTTTTTGTTCCGTTTAAGTATGAAAAATACGAACGGTTTAAAGATTTGACCCGGATGCTGGATGAAAGTGATTCATGGGATCTGGTGCATGATGAGATCATTTATATGATGAAGTATGTTGCAGATAAGCTGGACAGCCGCAAACCGGAGCAGTGTCTGTGCTTTCATTATGAATGGAATGGCAGAAAAAGAGAAGATTTTTCAGGATTGAAAGACTGGTTTTCGACCCAAAAGCACCCGTTTCAGGGGACAGAGATCAGCTTCAGGTTTCAATTAATCGGAATCCAGCTCTATTGTTTCAGTACTTCTGTATGTATTATGGTATTTCAGGTACAGTTTGAGAAAAATGATCCCAACTATATTGCTTCGGCAGAGTATTATCTGAAAAAGGTCGGAAGAGAGAAGATTTTTTCTGATCAGAATCCCAATGAGATTACATTTTTGAAAATCGCAGAAAAGCTGATGCGAGAAGTAGAAGAAATCGGTACATTTGATTATTTTTATTATGCGAATCCTTCCACTGAGCGGGCAAATGTTCTGAGTTATCTTGAAATGGAGAAAAAAGAAGATTATCGAGAAGACCTCTTTTTTCTAAGGTATTGCTATAGCGAGGGGTTCTTATATACAGAAGATCAGGAGCGAGAGAAAAAAGAAATATATCAGTCTTCGCACGATATGATCTGGGGAGTATCCCAGGAGGCGGCAGTCTGTATTACCTGTCCTGAAATGGGGAGAGGAACATTCATCAGAACGACATTTTACAGGAATTTTAATTATCAATATCTGTATATGTATATTTTACTGCTGCATCAAAAGTATGTACTGTATATGTTTCTGACAGAAATTGGAGTGGGAAGGTATAATACCCTGGAAACTCTGGAAGAATATAGAAGAAGGCTTTATGAATTTGAGGCAGATTTTGTGTTTTCGTGTGTGACAGAAGTAGCACAGTATCAAAGACTGTATGACAGGATGACAGATGTATTTGCATTAAAAGATATGTATGAAGATATCAATGAGCCAATACGTGCATTGACCGAGGAAAGAAAAAGAGAAACGGAGGAAGAACAGAAAAGCAGAGAGGCAAAGCTGAATCGATCTTTGTTATTTCTTTCGATCCTGAGTGTCTTTTCGGCTCTGATTGACAGCTTTGATTTTTCAGCTTCCTTTTTAGGAGGAACATTGAAGTTTGGTCCGGCAGTAGTACATGGTGTCCAGGGAGTCTGCATATTGCTTATTTTTCTGACTGCGGCCGGAGTTTTGAAAAGTTTATTCGTTTCAAAAAAAGAAAAACTGAAAGAATAAGAGAAAAGAGAGGTAAAGGAGAGTTTTTTATGTGGGAGAAATATCATTATATCGGCTGCTTTTTTGCTACGGAAGATTTTTATAAAAAAGTAAAAAAATATAGAAAAAATCCTTTGGAACAGCAGATTGAAATCCCGCATATTACGTTTTCCTATAAGCCGGACAAGGTAGAGGAGTCTCTTTTCGGAACAGCGGTCAGGGTATGGATTACCGGATATGGAAATGATGGGAGAAATGAAGGACTTAAGGTAAAATTGGAATGTGAAGATCCGGTGCTGCAGAAAATGTCAGAACAGATAAAAATTCCTCATATTACACTGGCAGTCAGTAAAGGGGAGAAAGCGGTTAATACATCCAGACTGAAATTTGAGCCGGTAGAACCGATGG
This region includes:
- a CDS encoding cobyrinate a,c-diamide synthase, which encodes MKKIPRILLAAVSSNSGKTAAACGMMSAYVQQGLNIRSCKCGPDYIDPMFHREVLGVDSENLDLFFSDAEELTKNFIRHTEGADLVIAEGVMGYYDGMGLDTVRGSSYEIASVLKFPVILVVNARGAAMTLAAVLKGMTEYVPESRICGVILNQISGMLYPRLKQMLEQTLQRMNHSEIKIVGYLPKADPFVLESRHLGLVTPQELQGLKLQMQQAGEIANETLDLEGIREIAERAEELKWQQEDLKWQQRDACFLKSSFSADQAESGEKRKKRIAVARDEAFCFYYKENLEILESMGCELICFSPLRDKQLPDGIEGMIFGGGYPELYAQQLSENRSMLMSVRAALEKQIPCLAECGGFMYLHEKIRDREGKEWSMVGRIRGISYPTGKLVRFGYVNVIPMSETCKKEWLPEGTSLRGQEFHYWDSTENGEDCMAVKPDGKRSWSCIHAEPGLFAGYPHLYYPSNRAWIENFLKCR